The Microbacterium maritypicum genome contains a region encoding:
- the fmt gene encoding methionyl-tRNA formyltransferase — protein sequence MRLVFAGTPAAAVPTLRRLAASHDIAAVVTRPDAPLGRRRVLTASPVAQAAEELGLPIIKAARLDDAVTAEITALEVDLGVIVAYGGLVREPLLSAPRAGWINLHFSLLPAWRGAAPVQRALIAGDAVLGASVFQLVAELDAGDVFATHAVAVPETATAGEALEALASEGAGLTADVVSSIADGTALAVPQEGEPTFAAKLTLADGLLDWNQPLDAVFARFRGVTPEPGAHTTVAGQPLKVLEAAPAPDAESLAPGRLRGTKTALHIGTGTTPLAVTRVQPAGKGAMNAVDWWRGLRGGDELVAGA from the coding sequence ATGCGCCTCGTCTTCGCCGGCACACCCGCTGCGGCTGTGCCCACCCTTCGCCGTCTCGCGGCATCCCACGACATCGCTGCCGTCGTCACTCGACCGGACGCGCCTCTCGGGCGTCGTCGCGTGCTGACCGCGTCGCCGGTGGCTCAGGCGGCCGAGGAACTGGGGCTCCCGATCATCAAGGCCGCCCGGCTCGACGATGCCGTGACAGCCGAGATCACGGCGCTCGAGGTGGACCTCGGCGTGATCGTGGCCTACGGCGGCCTGGTGCGCGAACCCCTGCTCTCGGCGCCGAGAGCAGGATGGATCAACCTGCACTTCTCGCTGCTGCCCGCCTGGCGCGGAGCGGCACCGGTACAGCGCGCTCTGATCGCCGGAGACGCGGTGCTCGGAGCGAGCGTCTTCCAGCTGGTCGCTGAGCTGGATGCCGGCGATGTGTTCGCGACGCACGCGGTCGCTGTTCCAGAGACCGCGACGGCAGGGGAGGCCCTCGAAGCGCTCGCGTCGGAAGGTGCCGGACTCACCGCAGACGTGGTCTCCTCGATCGCGGACGGCACGGCGCTGGCGGTTCCCCAGGAGGGCGAGCCGACCTTCGCCGCCAAGCTCACCCTCGCCGACGGACTGCTCGACTGGAATCAGCCGCTCGACGCCGTGTTCGCCCGCTTCCGCGGCGTGACCCCCGAGCCGGGAGCACACACGACCGTCGCGGGTCAGCCTCTCAAGGTGCTCGAAGCGGCTCCGGCGCCGGATGCCGAATCGCTCGCTCCCGGGCGTCTCCGGGGCACCAAGACCGCCCTCCACATCGGCACGGGCACCACACCACTCGCCGTCACGCGGGTCCAGCCCGCCGGCAAGGGCGCGATGAATGCAGTCGACTGGTGGCGTGGTCTGCGCGGCGGCGACGAACTGGTGGCCGGAGCATGA
- the lgt gene encoding prolipoprotein diacylglyceryl transferase — protein sequence MSLALHSTFTNVLASIPSPTVSYFDLGPIRIHFYALCIIAGIIAATFLTNHRLTKRGAEPWVVIDISILAVPLAIIGARIFHVLTHPNDYFGEGINTWNPFQPGSVWAIWEGGIAIFGALIGGAIGAYLGCRWTGIRFWTFADALAPGLLLAQAMGRFGNWFNNELFGLPTDLPWGLEIPSTNSAFPPGLPEGTLFHPTFLYEVLWNGLGVIVLLWLGRKLFFQWGRLFAIYLIWYSAGRIVWESIRIDPSEIILGLRSNVLAAIIGVLVGLAILVVQTRRHPGLEPSPYQPGRERKDAGADVQSQNNPSDFVDVSEPPTEEVTAGATATSTAPTSEDGSR from the coding sequence ATGTCACTCGCGCTCCACAGCACCTTCACGAACGTGCTCGCCAGCATCCCGAGCCCCACGGTCTCCTATTTCGACCTCGGGCCGATCCGGATCCACTTCTACGCGCTGTGCATCATCGCCGGCATCATCGCCGCCACGTTCCTGACCAACCACCGCCTCACCAAGCGCGGTGCGGAGCCGTGGGTGGTCATCGACATCTCGATCCTCGCGGTGCCGCTGGCGATCATCGGAGCGCGCATCTTCCACGTGCTGACGCACCCGAACGACTACTTCGGCGAGGGGATCAACACCTGGAACCCCTTCCAGCCGGGCTCGGTGTGGGCGATCTGGGAAGGCGGAATCGCGATCTTCGGAGCCCTCATCGGCGGCGCCATCGGCGCGTACCTCGGGTGTCGCTGGACGGGCATCCGCTTCTGGACGTTCGCGGACGCCCTGGCCCCCGGACTGCTGCTGGCTCAGGCCATGGGCCGCTTCGGCAACTGGTTCAACAACGAGCTCTTCGGGCTGCCCACCGATCTGCCGTGGGGTCTGGAGATCCCTTCCACGAACTCGGCCTTCCCTCCGGGCCTCCCCGAGGGCACGCTGTTCCACCCGACCTTCCTCTACGAAGTCCTCTGGAACGGGTTGGGCGTCATCGTGCTGCTCTGGCTCGGGCGCAAGCTCTTCTTCCAGTGGGGCCGTCTGTTCGCGATCTACCTGATCTGGTACAGCGCTGGCCGCATCGTCTGGGAGTCGATCCGCATCGATCCGAGCGAGATCATCCTCGGTCTGCGCAGCAACGTGCTCGCGGCGATCATCGGCGTCCTCGTCGGCCTCGCGATCCTCGTCGTGCAGACGCGTCGTCACCCCGGCCTCGAGCCCTCGCCGTACCAGCCGGGCCGCGAACGGAAGGATGCGGGCGCTGATGTACAATCGCAGAACAATCCCTCTGACTTCGTAGACGTGAGCGAGCCTCCGACCGAAGAAGTCACCGCAGGAGCCACCGCCACAAGCACTGCTCCCACGAGCGAGGACGGCTCTCGATAA
- the hisI gene encoding phosphoribosyl-AMP cyclohydrolase, with amino-acid sequence MTDADMQATSVDERIAQVAFNADGLAPVIVQQWDTHEVLMLAWVDAEALRRTLTSGRATYWSRSRQEYWRKGDTSGHIQVVREARLDCDGDAILLLVAQTGPACHTGTRTCFDANDLQALTGTEQS; translated from the coding sequence ATGACCGACGCAGACATGCAGGCGACTTCCGTGGACGAGCGCATCGCCCAGGTCGCCTTCAACGCCGACGGACTCGCGCCCGTGATCGTGCAGCAGTGGGACACGCACGAGGTGCTCATGCTCGCGTGGGTCGATGCGGAGGCCCTCCGCCGCACGCTCACGTCCGGGCGAGCCACGTACTGGTCGCGCTCGCGTCAGGAGTACTGGCGCAAGGGTGACACGTCCGGTCACATCCAGGTCGTGCGTGAGGCCCGTCTGGACTGCGACGGGGATGCGATCCTGCTCCTCGTGGCGCAGACCGGTCCCGCCTGTCACACCGGAACGCGCACCTGTTTCGACGCCAACGATCTCCAGGCCCTCACCGGGACGGAGCAGTCATGA
- the trpC gene encoding indole-3-glycerol phosphate synthase TrpC — protein sequence MLADLTAGAVADAERRALSRPLAALEREALARPAAKDALSFLAPADRVKIIAEVKRASPSRGALAEIPDPALQASLYETGGASAISVLTEERRFGGSLADLEAVTARVSLPVLRKDFIATRYQVLEARAAGADLVLLIVAGLEPDVLRDLYGFIGELGMTPLVETHSAEELEAAIDLGAPLIGVNARDLKTLELDRDLFGRLVERIPDTAVKIAESAVLTPADVVHYRSAGADVVLIGEALVTGDPVATLESFLEA from the coding sequence GTGCTCGCCGACCTGACGGCCGGCGCTGTCGCAGACGCTGAGCGTCGCGCCCTGTCGCGCCCGCTGGCCGCCCTCGAACGAGAAGCGCTCGCGCGCCCCGCCGCCAAGGACGCACTGTCGTTCCTGGCACCGGCGGATCGTGTCAAGATCATCGCCGAGGTCAAGCGGGCGAGCCCGTCCAGGGGAGCTCTCGCAGAGATCCCCGATCCGGCTCTCCAGGCCTCTCTCTACGAGACCGGCGGGGCATCGGCGATCAGCGTGCTCACGGAGGAGCGCCGCTTCGGCGGCAGCCTCGCAGACCTCGAGGCCGTGACGGCCCGGGTGTCGCTTCCGGTGCTGCGCAAGGACTTCATCGCCACCCGCTACCAGGTGCTCGAGGCACGTGCGGCGGGTGCCGACCTCGTCCTGCTGATCGTCGCGGGGCTCGAACCCGACGTTCTGCGCGACCTCTACGGTTTCATCGGCGAGTTGGGCATGACCCCCCTCGTCGAGACGCATTCCGCCGAGGAGCTCGAAGCCGCGATCGACCTGGGTGCACCGCTCATCGGGGTGAACGCGCGCGACCTCAAGACCCTCGAACTCGACCGCGACCTGTTCGGACGCCTGGTCGAGCGCATCCCCGACACGGCGGTGAAGATCGCCGAGTCGGCGGTGCTCACGCCCGCCGATGTCGTGCACTACCGTTCCGCGGGTGCTGACGTCGTCTTGATCGGCGAGGCGCTCGTGACCGGCGACCCCGTCGCCACTCTCGAGAGTTTCCTGGAGGCATGA
- the rpe gene encoding ribulose-phosphate 3-epimerase, translating to MELPRAPRINPSILAADFVNMQADLARIATADFAHVDVMDNHFVPNLTFGPQMVERIQATSPIPLDVHLMITDPERWAPEYAEIGAASVTFHLEAADDPVALARRLREIGSRAGVAVKPATPVESLYDVLDEFDQILVMTVEPGFGGQSFMPETMPKLRALAEEARRRGSQIWLQVDGGISDRTIEIAAAAGADTFVAGSAVYGADDVEAAVTRLRDLARAASLEA from the coding sequence GTGGAACTGCCTCGCGCCCCGCGCATCAACCCGAGCATCCTCGCCGCCGACTTCGTGAACATGCAGGCGGATCTCGCCCGGATCGCGACCGCTGACTTCGCGCATGTCGACGTGATGGACAATCACTTCGTCCCCAACCTGACGTTCGGTCCGCAGATGGTCGAGCGCATCCAGGCGACCAGCCCGATCCCGCTCGATGTGCACCTCATGATCACGGATCCCGAGCGATGGGCTCCCGAGTACGCCGAGATCGGCGCGGCGAGCGTCACCTTCCATCTCGAGGCCGCGGACGACCCCGTCGCGCTGGCGCGCCGGCTCCGCGAGATCGGCTCTCGGGCCGGAGTCGCGGTGAAGCCTGCGACGCCCGTGGAATCCCTCTACGATGTGCTCGACGAGTTCGATCAGATCCTCGTGATGACCGTCGAACCCGGTTTCGGTGGACAGAGCTTCATGCCGGAGACGATGCCGAAACTTCGCGCTCTCGCCGAGGAGGCACGTCGGAGAGGATCCCAGATCTGGCTCCAGGTCGACGGGGGCATCTCCGATCGCACCATCGAGATCGCGGCCGCCGCGGGTGCCGACACCTTCGTGGCGGGTTCGGCCGTGTACGGCGCCGATGATGTCGAGGCGGCCGTCACCCGGCTGAGAGACCTCGCCAGAGCCGCTAGCCTGGAAGCGTGA
- the trpA gene encoding tryptophan synthase subunit alpha: protein MSRVEQAIQRAQDAGRSAFVGYLPVGFPDLETSIQAAIALAENGVDIIELGPPYSDPVMDGAIIQEATTKALAAGFRMADLFTAIREITAATDVPVLVMTYWNPVMQYGIDRYADDLLAAGGAGLITPDITPDAAGEWIAASERTGLDRVFLAAPTSSDERLDLVVKSSTGFVYTVSTMGITGERAELDRAARTLVGRLRAHGAHRACVGIGISTAEQIAGVSEYADGAIVGTALVRALRDGGVSALAEVTRNLATGTASVRPDHEN, encoded by the coding sequence ATGAGCCGTGTCGAACAGGCGATCCAGCGCGCCCAGGACGCCGGCCGCAGCGCCTTCGTCGGATACCTCCCCGTCGGCTTCCCCGACCTCGAGACGAGCATCCAGGCGGCCATCGCCCTCGCCGAGAACGGCGTCGACATCATCGAGCTCGGCCCGCCCTACAGCGACCCTGTGATGGACGGCGCGATCATCCAGGAGGCGACGACCAAGGCGTTGGCCGCGGGCTTCCGGATGGCCGACCTCTTCACCGCGATCCGCGAGATCACCGCGGCCACCGACGTCCCCGTCCTGGTGATGACGTACTGGAACCCGGTGATGCAGTACGGCATCGATCGCTATGCGGACGACTTGCTCGCGGCGGGCGGCGCCGGCCTCATCACTCCCGACATCACGCCCGACGCGGCAGGGGAGTGGATCGCCGCGAGTGAGCGGACGGGCCTGGACCGGGTGTTCCTGGCGGCCCCGACCTCCTCCGACGAGCGTCTCGACCTCGTCGTGAAGTCGTCCACCGGCTTCGTCTACACCGTCTCGACGATGGGCATCACGGGGGAGCGCGCCGAACTCGACCGCGCTGCCCGCACCCTGGTCGGACGCCTGCGTGCGCACGGAGCGCACCGCGCCTGCGTGGGCATCGGCATCTCGACCGCCGAGCAGATCGCCGGGGTGTCGGAGTACGCCGACGGCGCGATCGTCGGCACGGCCCTGGTCCGAGCCCTGCGCGACGGCGGCGTATCCGCTCTCGCCGAAGTCACCCGCAACCTGGCCACCGGCACCGCGTCGGTACGCCCCGATCACGAGAACTAG
- a CDS encoding HGxxPAAW family protein, whose protein sequence is MTNPIADPGHGHSPAAWTAVVIMLVGVAAGTVAFCFEQPALVVASVALIPIGAIVGWVLAKAGYGVKGPKYAPKAH, encoded by the coding sequence ATGACCAACCCGATCGCCGACCCCGGCCACGGACACTCGCCTGCAGCCTGGACCGCCGTCGTGATCATGCTGGTCGGCGTCGCCGCCGGCACCGTCGCCTTCTGCTTCGAGCAGCCTGCCCTCGTCGTCGCCTCGGTCGCGCTCATCCCGATCGGCGCGATCGTCGGCTGGGTGCTCGCGAAGGCCGGCTACGGCGTGAAGGGTCCGAAGTACGCTCCGAAGGCGCACTAA
- a CDS encoding RsmB/NOP family class I SAM-dependent RNA methyltransferase, translating to MSDEGRSRRSTPSNGRPRGARGATDGRRGGQRSPVRTVQPARRVAYDVLRAVSETDAYANLVLPTAIAEARLTPQDAALATELTYGTLRRLGTYDAIIAAAADRSPDSIDPAVLDALRLAVHQLLATRVASHAAVNESVNLVATESGRGASSFANAVLRRITRESGEEWQTRIEQHARSDDERLALRAAHPVWVIRALRRALAAEGRGEELEALLEADNASPDVTLVALPGLAEPGEPRLPYASTAFVSPGGDPRRAVEASGGTVRVQDEGSQLVALALAGAAPITAGERWLDLCAGPGGKTALLAAVAYEHEVTLEANEIVPVRARLVRKALRAVPGEIVVHEQDGRALASARPGEFDRILVDAPCTGLGALRRRPEARWRKSPADVAELVPLQVELLSTALDALAPGGIVAYVTCSPHLAETTGVVKEVLRDRADIVELDARAAIADVARSPIDLADEGRTGSGSAQLWPHRHGTDAMFLALLQRTATENTPSGKED from the coding sequence ATGAGCGACGAAGGGCGGAGCCGCCGATCCACGCCATCGAACGGGCGACCGCGTGGCGCGCGAGGTGCGACAGACGGGCGCCGTGGTGGTCAGCGCAGCCCCGTCCGCACCGTGCAGCCCGCCCGACGGGTGGCCTACGACGTGCTGCGCGCGGTGTCGGAGACCGACGCCTACGCGAACCTCGTGCTCCCCACGGCGATCGCGGAGGCGCGACTCACGCCTCAGGATGCGGCTCTCGCCACCGAGCTGACCTACGGCACGCTGAGGCGCCTCGGCACCTATGACGCGATCATCGCCGCCGCGGCGGATCGCTCGCCGGACAGCATCGACCCCGCCGTCCTCGATGCGCTGCGCCTCGCGGTGCATCAGCTGCTCGCCACGCGCGTCGCCTCGCACGCGGCTGTCAACGAGTCCGTGAACCTCGTGGCCACGGAATCCGGACGAGGAGCGTCGAGCTTCGCGAACGCGGTTCTCCGCAGGATCACCCGTGAATCGGGCGAAGAATGGCAGACGCGCATCGAGCAGCACGCGCGGTCCGACGATGAGCGGCTGGCGCTGCGCGCCGCGCACCCGGTGTGGGTGATCCGCGCTCTGCGCCGTGCTCTCGCGGCGGAGGGCCGTGGCGAGGAGCTGGAGGCGCTCCTCGAGGCCGACAACGCCTCGCCGGATGTGACACTCGTCGCCCTTCCGGGGCTGGCCGAGCCGGGGGAACCCCGCCTTCCCTACGCATCGACGGCCTTCGTGTCTCCCGGTGGCGATCCGCGTCGTGCGGTTGAGGCTTCCGGTGGCACGGTGCGCGTGCAGGACGAGGGGTCCCAGCTCGTGGCGCTCGCCCTGGCCGGTGCCGCTCCGATCACCGCCGGCGAGCGCTGGCTCGATCTGTGCGCCGGCCCCGGCGGCAAGACCGCTCTCCTGGCCGCAGTGGCGTACGAGCACGAGGTCACTCTGGAAGCGAACGAGATCGTCCCGGTCCGGGCGCGACTGGTGCGCAAGGCGCTCAGAGCCGTACCCGGCGAGATCGTCGTGCACGAGCAGGACGGGCGTGCGCTCGCGTCGGCTCGGCCGGGGGAGTTCGACCGTATCCTCGTCGATGCTCCCTGCACGGGCCTGGGCGCACTGCGCCGTCGCCCTGAGGCGCGGTGGCGGAAGTCTCCGGCCGATGTCGCCGAACTGGTACCCCTCCAGGTGGAGCTGCTCTCGACGGCCCTGGACGCTCTCGCCCCCGGCGGGATCGTCGCCTACGTCACGTGCTCGCCACACCTCGCCGAGACCACAGGGGTCGTGAAGGAGGTGCTGCGCGACCGCGCGGACATCGTCGAGCTCGACGCCCGTGCGGCGATCGCCGACGTCGCTCGCTCGCCGATCGATCTGGCCGACGAAGGCCGGACGGGTTCGGGCAGTGCTCAGCTCTGGCCGCACCGCCACGGGACGGATGCCATGTTCCTCGCGCTCCTGCAGCGCACCGCAACGGAGAACACTCCATCAGGGAAGGAAGACTAG
- a CDS encoding Trp biosynthesis-associated membrane protein, with amino-acid sequence MTFAQRGRSLSVSGFLLAGAIGIISSTQTWLTVERADAGEAILVPGASALVLLAPLSLAVLALGAALSISGKVVRLVFGVLAGATALVLGWSTLQLLLAEPFDAVAATVTEVTGLAGGDAVREVVVSIVPSAWPFIALVGWALLLLASVVVLMTWRGWKVGGRRYRTDHVEVAHDGPVDAVDSWDELSRGTDPTR; translated from the coding sequence ATGACCTTCGCGCAGCGGGGCCGCTCCCTGTCCGTCTCCGGTTTCCTCCTCGCCGGTGCGATCGGCATCATCTCGTCGACCCAGACATGGCTGACGGTCGAACGCGCCGACGCGGGCGAGGCGATCCTGGTCCCCGGTGCGTCCGCCCTGGTGCTGCTCGCCCCGCTCAGCCTGGCGGTGTTGGCGCTCGGCGCCGCGCTGTCGATCTCCGGCAAGGTCGTCCGTCTGGTGTTCGGCGTGCTCGCGGGGGCGACGGCTCTGGTCCTGGGCTGGTCGACACTCCAGCTGCTGCTCGCCGAGCCCTTCGACGCCGTCGCCGCCACGGTCACCGAGGTGACCGGCCTCGCCGGTGGTGACGCGGTCCGTGAAGTCGTGGTGAGCATCGTGCCCTCGGCCTGGCCTTTCATCGCTCTGGTGGGCTGGGCCCTCCTGCTTCTCGCCTCCGTCGTGGTCCTGATGACCTGGCGTGGGTGGAAGGTCGGAGGCCGGCGTTACCGCACCGACCACGTCGAGGTCGCGCACGATGGCCCCGTCGACGCCGTGGATTCCTGGGACGAGCTGTCCCGGGGAACAGATCCGACCCGTTGA
- the hisF gene encoding imidazole glycerol phosphate synthase subunit HisF — translation MTLASRVIPCLDVADGRVVKGVNFENLRDMGDPVELARHYAAQGADEITFLDVTATVDARATTYDVVQRTAEQVFVPLTVGGGVRSVDDVARLLSVGADKIGVNSAAIARPELIGEIADRFGAQVLVLSLDVKRAPTTRSGFVVTTHGGRTQTTLDALDWAREAAERGAGELLVNSIDADGTRDGFDLELVRLMREAASVPVIASGGAGRAADFAPAIKAGADAVLAASVFHTGALTVGDVKDALRAEGVLVR, via the coding sequence ATGACGCTCGCCAGCCGTGTCATCCCGTGTCTCGACGTGGCCGACGGCCGTGTCGTCAAGGGCGTCAACTTCGAGAATCTCCGCGACATGGGCGATCCCGTCGAACTCGCCCGGCACTATGCCGCGCAGGGTGCGGATGAGATCACCTTCCTCGACGTCACCGCGACCGTGGATGCGCGGGCGACGACCTACGACGTCGTCCAGCGCACGGCGGAACAGGTGTTCGTACCGCTGACCGTCGGCGGGGGAGTGCGCAGCGTCGACGACGTGGCACGTCTGCTCTCCGTCGGCGCCGACAAGATCGGGGTCAACTCGGCTGCGATCGCGCGTCCGGAACTCATCGGCGAGATCGCCGATCGGTTCGGTGCGCAGGTACTCGTGCTGTCCCTCGACGTGAAGCGGGCCCCCACCACGCGTTCGGGCTTCGTGGTGACCACGCACGGGGGCCGTACCCAGACCACCCTCGATGCCCTCGACTGGGCGCGCGAGGCCGCGGAACGCGGTGCCGGCGAACTGCTCGTGAACTCGATCGATGCCGACGGCACGCGTGACGGCTTCGACCTGGAGCTCGTCCGCCTGATGCGGGAGGCCGCCTCCGTGCCGGTCATCGCTTCGGGAGGCGCCGGGCGGGCTGCCGACTTCGCTCCGGCGATCAAGGCCGGTGCGGATGCCGTCCTCGCGGCGAGCGTCTTCCACACCGGTGCGCTCACCGTCGGAGACGTCAAGGACGCTCTTCGCGCCGAAGGGGTGCTCGTACGATGA
- a CDS encoding phosphoribosyl-ATP diphosphatase gives MKTFDELFAELSVKAETRPEGSGTVAELDGGVHTIGKKIVEEAAEVWMASEYESDEAAAEEISQLLYHVQVMMLAKGISLQDVYRHL, from the coding sequence GTGAAGACTTTCGACGAGCTGTTCGCCGAGCTCAGCGTCAAGGCCGAGACCCGCCCTGAGGGATCGGGAACGGTCGCCGAGCTCGACGGCGGTGTGCACACGATCGGCAAGAAGATCGTGGAAGAAGCCGCCGAGGTGTGGATGGCTTCCGAGTACGAGTCCGACGAAGCCGCCGCCGAGGAGATCTCGCAGCTGCTCTATCACGTCCAGGTGATGATGCTCGCCAAGGGCATCAGCCTGCAGGACGTCTACCGACATCTGTGA
- the trpB gene encoding tryptophan synthase subunit beta — MSLRDQHGPFFGEFGGRFMPESLIAAIDELTAAYEEAIADPEFRSELAHLLSSYAGRPSAITEVPRFAEHAGGARVFLKREDLNHTGSHKINNVLGQALLTKRLGKTRVIAETGAGQHGVATATAAALFGLDCTIYMGEVDTERQALNVARMRLLGAEIVPVTSGSRTLKDAINDAYRDWVASVETTNYIFGTAAGPHPFPAMVRDFQKIIGEEARAQLLDEVGRLPDAVVACVGGGSNAIGMFDAFLDDEGVKLYGVEAAGDGVDTDKHAASIERGRPGVLHGAKTYVLQDADGQTVESHSISAGLDYPGVGPEHSWLADIGRAEYIPATDDEAMQALRLLSRTEGIIPAIESAHALAGALRIGRDLGPDGLIAICLSGRGDKDMDTAARYFQLYDEAALAHDVSAESEEEELAAKGEPQL, encoded by the coding sequence ATGAGCCTGCGCGACCAGCACGGCCCCTTCTTCGGTGAGTTCGGCGGGCGTTTCATGCCCGAGTCGCTCATCGCCGCGATCGATGAGCTGACCGCGGCGTACGAGGAGGCGATCGCCGATCCGGAGTTCCGGTCCGAGCTGGCGCATCTGCTCAGCTCGTACGCCGGCCGCCCGTCCGCGATCACCGAGGTGCCGCGGTTCGCCGAGCACGCCGGTGGTGCGCGCGTCTTCCTCAAGCGCGAGGATCTGAACCACACCGGCTCGCACAAGATCAACAACGTGCTCGGTCAGGCGCTGCTGACCAAGCGCCTGGGCAAGACCCGTGTGATCGCCGAGACCGGTGCCGGTCAGCACGGCGTCGCGACCGCGACCGCGGCCGCGCTGTTCGGCCTGGACTGCACCATCTACATGGGCGAGGTCGACACCGAGCGTCAGGCGCTCAACGTGGCGCGCATGCGCCTCCTGGGCGCTGAGATCGTTCCGGTGACCTCAGGTTCGCGCACTCTCAAGGACGCGATCAACGACGCCTATCGCGACTGGGTGGCGTCGGTGGAGACCACCAACTACATCTTCGGCACCGCGGCGGGACCGCACCCGTTCCCCGCGATGGTCCGCGACTTCCAGAAGATCATCGGCGAAGAGGCCCGCGCCCAGCTGCTCGACGAGGTGGGTCGGCTTCCCGACGCGGTCGTGGCCTGCGTCGGCGGTGGATCCAACGCGATCGGCATGTTCGACGCGTTCCTCGACGACGAGGGCGTCAAGCTCTACGGCGTCGAAGCTGCCGGCGATGGCGTCGACACCGACAAGCACGCGGCGTCGATCGAGCGCGGGCGCCCCGGCGTGCTGCACGGCGCGAAGACCTACGTCCTCCAGGATGCGGACGGCCAGACGGTCGAGTCGCACTCGATCTCCGCCGGGCTCGACTACCCGGGCGTCGGTCCGGAGCACTCCTGGCTCGCCGACATCGGTCGCGCCGAGTACATCCCGGCCACCGATGATGAGGCGATGCAGGCACTGCGCCTGCTCAGCCGCACCGAGGGGATCATCCCCGCCATCGAGTCGGCCCACGCCCTCGCCGGCGCGCTGCGCATCGGGCGCGATCTCGGCCCCGATGGACTCATCGCGATCTGCCTGTCGGGCCGAGGCGATAAGGACATGGACACCGCCGCCCGCTACTTCCAGCTCTACGACGAGGCCGCTCTGGCACACGACGTCTCCGCGGAGAGCGAAGAGGAAGAACTGGCCGCGAAGGGGGAGCCGCAGCTATGA
- the hisG gene encoding ATP phosphoribosyltransferase, with amino-acid sequence MLRIAVPNKGSLSETAADMLAEAGYAGRRDPKTLHVIDAENDVEFFFLRPKDIATYVGSGAIDVGITGRDLLLDARMPGAREIEALGFAGSTFRFAAPTGRYTDVTELDGLRIATSYPGLVDAFLDERDIAVDLVPLDGAVESAVRLGVADAVADVVETGTTLRQAGLEVFGPVILESEAVLIAGPVDAEGAETLLRRLRGVMVARRFVMIDYDLPVALLDDAVKIAGGVESPTVSPLRDPEWVAVRVMVARSRVNPVMDALYALGARAILVTAIHNARL; translated from the coding sequence ATGCTGCGCATCGCTGTTCCCAACAAGGGCTCGCTCTCCGAGACCGCCGCCGACATGCTCGCCGAGGCGGGCTACGCCGGTCGACGCGACCCCAAGACCCTGCACGTCATCGACGCCGAGAACGACGTCGAGTTCTTCTTCCTCCGGCCCAAGGACATCGCGACCTACGTCGGCTCCGGCGCGATCGATGTGGGCATCACCGGTCGTGATCTCCTGCTCGACGCGCGTATGCCCGGCGCTCGGGAGATCGAAGCGCTCGGCTTCGCCGGCTCCACCTTCCGCTTCGCCGCTCCGACGGGGCGCTACACGGATGTGACCGAGCTCGACGGCCTGCGCATCGCCACGTCGTATCCGGGACTGGTCGACGCGTTCCTCGACGAGCGCGACATCGCGGTCGATCTGGTGCCGCTCGACGGCGCCGTGGAATCCGCGGTCCGCCTCGGCGTCGCCGACGCGGTGGCCGATGTCGTCGAGACCGGAACGACGCTGCGTCAGGCCGGGCTCGAGGTGTTCGGTCCCGTCATCCTGGAGTCGGAGGCCGTTCTCATCGCCGGTCCGGTCGATGCCGAGGGCGCGGAGACGCTCCTTCGCCGCCTTCGCGGTGTGATGGTCGCTCGTCGCTTCGTGATGATCGACTACGACCTGCCCGTCGCTCTCCTGGACGACGCCGTGAAGATCGCCGGCGGCGTCGAGTCTCCGACCGTCTCACCGCTGCGCGACCCCGAGTGGGTGGCGGTGCGGGTGATGGTCGCGCGCTCGCGCGTCAACCCCGTGATGGACGCGCTCTACGCGCTCGGTGCGCGGGCCATCCTGGTCACCGCGATCCACAACGCGAGGCTGTGA